The following are encoded together in the Monodelphis domestica isolate mMonDom1 chromosome 5, mMonDom1.pri, whole genome shotgun sequence genome:
- the LOC100016928 gene encoding olfactory receptor 6C74-like, translating to MGNRTTVTVFILLGLTDDPQWKIVLFLFLFLTYILSVAGNLTIILLTLLDSHLKTPMYFFLRNFSLLEISYTTVCIPKFLVSIATGDKTITYNCCVAQLFFAFLLGASEFYLLAAMSYDRYVAICKPLHYTTIMSSKVCTQLVLSSWVSGFLIIFPGLIAGLQLDFCASNAIDHFYCDTAPMLQLSCTDTEFLELLSFILALVTLLVTLTLVILSYVHIALTILRIPSASQRKKAFSTCSSHMIVLSLSYGSCIFMYIKPSAKERISLTKGISLLNTSVAPLLNPFIYTLRNQQVRQAFKDAIQRAATFSNK from the coding sequence ATGGGAAATCGTACAACAGTGACAGTGTTTATCCTTTTAGGATTGACGGATGATCCTCAATGGAAGATtgtacttttccttttcctgttcctTACATATATATTAAGTGTTGCTGGCAACCTGACCATCATCCTTCTCACCTTGTTGGACTCTCATCTCAAGACTCCCATGTACTTCTTCCTTCGAAATTTTTCCCTCCTGGAAATTTCTTATACAACTGTCTGCATCCCTAAATTTCTGGTTAGTATTGCAACTGGGGACAAAACCATTACCTATAATTGTTGTGTTGCTCAGTTattttttgccttccttcttgGGGCATCTGAATTTTATCTTCTGGCTGCCATGTCTTATGACCGTTATGTTGCCATTTGTAAACCTCTGCATTACACAACCATTATGAGCAGCAAAGTCTGTACCCAGCTTGTTCTTAGCTCTTGGGTATCTGGTTTCTTGATTATCTTCCCAGGCCTTATTGCAGGCCTCCAACTGGATTTCTGTGCCTCCAATGCCATTGATCATTTCTATTGTGACACTGCTCCCATGTTGCAGCTCTCTTGCACAGACACAGAATTCCTTGAGCTCCTCAGTTTCATTTTAGCTTTAGTGACACTCTTAGTTACTTTAACACTAGTGATTCTATCCTATGTCCACATTGCCCTGACAATCCTGAGAATTCCATCTGCTAGTCAGAGGAAAAAGGCATTTTCTACCTGTTCCTCTCACATGATTGTCCTCTCCCTCTCCTATGGCAGCTGCATTTTCATGTACATTAAACCTTCTGCTAAGGAGAGAATATCTTTAACCAAAGGAATATCTTTACTCAATACTTCAGTTGCCCCTCTATTAAACCCCTTTATTTACACCCTAAGGAACCAGCAAGTGAGGCAAGCTTTTAAGGATGCAATCCAGAGAGCAGCAACTTTTtcaaacaaataa
- the LOC100025368 gene encoding olfactory receptor 6C74-like, producing MGNHTTVTMFILLGLTDDPQWKIVLFLFLFLTYILSVAGNLTIILLTLLDPHLKTPMYFFLRNFSLLEISYTTVCIPKFLVSIATGNNTITYNCCLTQLFFAFLLGASEFYLLAAMSYDRYVAICKPLHYTTIMSSKVCTQLVLSSWVSGFLIIFPGLIVGLQLDFCASNAIDHFYCDTAPMLQLSCTDTQFLELLSFILALVTLLFTLALVILSYSLIVLTILRIPSASQRKKAFSTCSSHMIVLSLSYGSCIFMYIKPSAKERISLTKGISLLNTSVAPLLNPFIYTLRNQQVKQAFKDAIQKTVPFSRK from the coding sequence ATGGGAAATCATACAACAGTGACAATGTTTATCCTCCTAGGATTGACAGATGATCCACAGTGGAAAattgtgctttttctttttctgttccttaCCTACATATTAAGTGTAGCTGGCAACCTGACCATCATCCTTCTCACCTTGTTGGACCCCCATCTTAAGACTCCCATGTACTTCTTCCTTCGAAATTTTTCCCTCCTGGAAATTTCTTATACAACTGTTTGCATCCCTAAATTTCTGGTTAGTATTGCAACTGGGAATAATACCATTACCTATAATTGTTGTCTTACCCAGTTGttttttgccttccttcttgGGGCATCTGAATTTTATCTTCTGGCTGCCATGTCCTATGACCGTTATGTTGCCATTTGTAAACCTCTGCATTACACAACCATTATGAGCAGCAAAGTCTGTACCCAGCTTGTTCTTAGTTCTTGGGTATCTGGTTTCTTGATTATCTTTCCAGGTCTCATTGTAGGACTCCAACTGGATTTCTGTGCCTCTAATGCTATTGATCATTTCTATTGTGACACTGCTCCCATGTTACAGCTCTCCTGTACAGATACACAGTTCCTTGAGCTCCTTAGCTTTATTTTAGCTTTAGTGACACTTTTATTTACTTTAGCATTAGTGATTCTATCTTACTCCCTTATTGTCCTGACAATACTGAGAATTCCTTCTGCTAGTCAGAGAAAAAAGGCATTTTCTACCTGTTCCTCTCACATGATtgtcctctccctctcttatgGCAGCTGTATTTTTATGTACATTAAACCATCAGCTAAAGAGAGAATATCTTTAACCAAAGGAATATCTTTACTCAATACTTCAGTTGCCCCTTTATtgaacccctttatttatacCCTAAGGAACCAGCAAGTAAAACAAGCTTTCAAAGATGCAATCCAAAAAACAGTACCTTTTTCAAGGAAATGA